The following proteins come from a genomic window of Stigmatella erecta:
- a CDS encoding glycoside hydrolase family 1 protein yields MSADETTFPQDFTFGVATSAYQVEGGIENDWAEWERAGKLKEPHMRCGRAVDHWNRYEEDYGLALDAGAAAFRVSLEWARIEPVRGRFDGAALEGYRERLLRMKARGLRPVVTLHHFTHPTWFHRETPWHLPASVDAFRAYVRACAPLLKGLEALVISLNEPMVVLLGGYLQGLLPPGIADGPKTMAALENMVRAHVAAREELQAVLGKVELGISQNMLRFAPDRWWHPVDHALVRLAAHAYNHAFHEALATGKLRVTMPGLASTRAHIPEARGSCEFIGVNYYSRAHLRFLPRHPFLAFQFRDPLHRGLTDIGWEDYPEGFGDILRETKRYGLPVWVTENGIDDRGGQRRPHYIHRHLEQVLAARAQGVDVRGYLYWSLLDNFEWLEGWGPRFGLYHVDFDTLERRPTPACAYFRAVAQGRRLVPPEAVLQVQPSAAR; encoded by the coding sequence ATGAGTGCCGACGAGACGACGTTTCCGCAGGACTTCACCTTCGGGGTGGCCACCTCCGCCTATCAGGTGGAGGGCGGCATCGAGAACGACTGGGCCGAGTGGGAGCGCGCCGGGAAGCTGAAGGAGCCGCACATGCGCTGCGGCCGCGCGGTGGACCACTGGAACCGTTACGAGGAGGACTACGGACTGGCCCTGGACGCCGGCGCCGCCGCCTTCCGCGTCTCGCTGGAGTGGGCCCGCATCGAGCCTGTGCGGGGGCGCTTCGACGGCGCGGCCCTGGAGGGCTACCGGGAGCGGCTGCTGCGGATGAAGGCCCGGGGGCTGCGGCCCGTGGTGACGCTCCACCACTTCACCCACCCCACGTGGTTCCACCGCGAGACGCCCTGGCACCTGCCCGCGAGCGTGGACGCCTTCCGGGCCTACGTGCGCGCGTGCGCCCCTCTTTTGAAGGGGTTGGAGGCACTCGTCATCAGCCTGAACGAGCCCATGGTGGTGCTGCTGGGCGGCTACCTCCAGGGCCTGCTGCCCCCGGGCATCGCCGATGGGCCGAAGACGATGGCGGCCCTGGAGAACATGGTGCGCGCGCACGTGGCGGCGCGCGAGGAGCTCCAGGCGGTGCTCGGGAAGGTGGAGCTGGGCATCTCCCAGAACATGCTCCGCTTCGCCCCGGACCGGTGGTGGCACCCGGTGGACCACGCCCTCGTCCGGCTCGCGGCGCACGCCTACAACCACGCCTTCCACGAGGCGCTCGCCACCGGGAAGCTGCGGGTGACGATGCCGGGGCTGGCCTCCACCCGCGCCCACATCCCCGAGGCCCGGGGCTCCTGCGAGTTCATCGGCGTCAACTACTACTCCCGCGCCCACCTGCGCTTCCTGCCGCGCCACCCCTTCCTGGCGTTCCAGTTCCGGGACCCGCTGCACCGGGGGCTCACGGACATCGGCTGGGAGGACTACCCCGAGGGCTTCGGGGACATCCTGCGCGAGACGAAGCGCTACGGGCTGCCGGTGTGGGTGACGGAGAACGGCATCGATGACCGGGGGGGCCAGCGGCGCCCCCACTACATTCACCGGCACCTGGAGCAGGTGCTCGCCGCGCGGGCCCAGGGCGTGGACGTGCGCGGCTACCTCTACTGGAGCCTGCTCGACAACTTCGAGTGGCTGGAGGGCTGGGGGCCCCGCTTCGGCCTGTACCACGTGGACTTCGACACCCTGGAGCGCCGCCCCACCCCCGCCTGCGCGTACTTCCGCGCCGTGGCCCAGGGGCGGCGGCTGGTGCCGCCCGAGGCCGTGCTCCAGGTTCAGCCCAGCGCCGCCCGGTAA
- the pyk gene encoding pyruvate kinase — MRRAKIVCTLGPASQSQDMLEALIEAGMDVARLNFSHGSHEQHAENIAKLRAASLKLRKAVGILGDLQGPKIRTGRFLTGSTTLKEGATFTITTDESVKGNDDIVSTTYAHLAADVNPGDRILLDDGLLELKVLETDKKQILRTQVVIGGVLKNNKGINLPGVAVRADALTPKDREDLIFGIKEGVDFLALSFVRQPADIELARQAMAEAGRQVPIVAKLEKPEAIARLDAILDKTDGVMVARGDLGVEIPPEEVPAVQKDIIRRSNQRGLPVIVATQMLNSMIENPRPTRAEASDVANAVFDGADAVMLSGETASGRYPIESVQMMDRIVLAAESAGRAQTSLGRIPDGPIGVPSHFPDVIARVACQAAQASGASLIAAFTLSGVTARLLAHYRPPVPIVAFSPNQEVRRRLALLWGVVPRVLEPIQETEAMVKRVEEELLARGLARKGERIVIVFGAPVGQPGKINSLRLHTIEG, encoded by the coding sequence ATGCGACGAGCAAAGATTGTCTGCACCCTTGGTCCCGCCAGCCAGAGCCAGGACATGCTGGAGGCCCTCATCGAGGCCGGCATGGACGTGGCCCGGTTGAACTTCTCCCACGGCAGTCACGAGCAGCACGCGGAGAACATCGCCAAACTGCGCGCGGCTTCCCTCAAGCTGCGCAAGGCGGTGGGCATCCTCGGCGACCTGCAGGGGCCGAAGATCCGCACGGGCCGCTTCCTCACCGGCAGCACGACGCTGAAGGAGGGCGCCACCTTCACCATCACCACCGACGAGAGCGTGAAGGGCAACGACGACATCGTGTCCACCACGTACGCGCACCTGGCGGCGGACGTGAACCCCGGCGACCGCATCCTCCTGGATGACGGCCTGCTGGAGCTCAAGGTGCTGGAGACGGACAAGAAGCAGATCCTCCGCACCCAGGTCGTCATCGGCGGCGTGCTGAAGAACAACAAGGGCATCAACCTGCCGGGCGTGGCGGTGCGCGCCGACGCGCTGACGCCGAAGGACCGGGAGGACCTCATCTTCGGCATCAAGGAAGGCGTGGACTTCCTGGCGCTGTCGTTCGTGCGCCAGCCCGCGGACATCGAGCTGGCGCGCCAGGCCATGGCGGAGGCGGGCCGGCAGGTGCCCATCGTCGCCAAGCTGGAGAAGCCGGAGGCCATCGCGCGGCTGGACGCCATCCTGGACAAGACGGACGGGGTGATGGTGGCGCGCGGAGACCTGGGCGTGGAGATTCCCCCCGAGGAGGTGCCGGCCGTCCAGAAGGACATCATCCGGCGCTCCAACCAGCGCGGCCTGCCGGTCATCGTGGCCACGCAGATGCTCAACTCGATGATTGAGAACCCGCGCCCCACGCGCGCCGAGGCCAGCGACGTGGCCAACGCCGTGTTCGACGGCGCGGACGCGGTGATGCTCTCGGGCGAGACGGCCAGCGGCCGCTACCCCATCGAGTCGGTGCAGATGATGGACCGCATCGTGCTGGCGGCCGAGTCCGCGGGCCGGGCGCAGACGTCGCTGGGCCGGATTCCGGACGGGCCCATCGGCGTGCCCTCGCACTTCCCGGACGTGATTGCCCGGGTGGCGTGCCAGGCGGCCCAGGCCAGCGGCGCCTCGCTCATCGCGGCGTTCACGCTCTCGGGCGTGACGGCGCGGCTGCTGGCGCACTACCGGCCGCCGGTGCCCATCGTGGCGTTCAGCCCGAACCAGGAAGTGCGCCGCCGGCTGGCGCTGCTCTGGGGCGTGGTGCCGCGCGTGCTGGAGCCCATCCAGGAGACCGAGGCCATGGTGAAGCGCGTGGAGGAGGAGCTCCTGGCGCGGGGCCTGGCGCGCAAGGGCGAGCGCATCGTCATCGTCTTCGGCGCGCCCGTGGGCCAGCCGGGGAAGATCAACAGCCTCCGGCTACACACCATCGAGGGCTGA
- a CDS encoding YkgJ family cysteine cluster protein, protein MSVPQGPVCARCPGLLGKSCCEPRNGEHLAMLTRADMARIHAHTGLAVHRFTHEEGLTDFEAQEYEGRWPLYRGYFRQGPVRVTLAERRGACVFFTRTRGCTLPAEVRPVACRLYPFEQWADGSWSVAVGRYGNLALARQEGGACLGVEEASSMEELLAMFGTTRETVEALGARLAEEARAHGRG, encoded by the coding sequence ATGAGCGTGCCGCAAGGCCCCGTCTGCGCGCGCTGCCCGGGGCTGCTCGGCAAGTCCTGCTGCGAGCCGCGCAACGGCGAGCACCTGGCCATGCTCACCCGCGCGGACATGGCGCGGATCCACGCCCACACGGGGCTGGCGGTGCACCGCTTCACCCACGAGGAGGGGCTCACCGACTTCGAGGCCCAGGAGTACGAGGGGCGCTGGCCGCTCTACCGGGGCTACTTCCGCCAGGGGCCCGTGCGGGTGACGCTCGCGGAGCGGCGCGGGGCCTGCGTCTTCTTCACGCGCACCCGGGGGTGCACCCTGCCCGCGGAGGTGCGGCCCGTGGCGTGCCGGCTCTACCCCTTCGAGCAGTGGGCCGATGGGAGCTGGAGCGTGGCGGTGGGCCGCTACGGGAACCTGGCCCTGGCGCGGCAGGAGGGCGGGGCCTGCCTGGGGGTGGAGGAGGCTTCCTCCATGGAAGAGCTGCTCGCGATGTTCGGTACTACGCGTGAAACGGTGGAGGCGCTGGGAGCGCGGCTGGCCGAGGAGGCGCGCGCCCACGGGCGCGGTTGA
- a CDS encoding NFACT RNA binding domain-containing protein gives MSLRPVELEQVVVEAGTRLVGAVVQKAWCPLPRLAYLELRVPGRSFLLCLCAEGELARLSVAADRFPTPGEPAPFQRWLRQELTGFKLRSAEWRESERAAVLEFHREEEGVRRLVLELASPGGLVLLSASGRVLMLSGEGFAQRRGLHPGAEWTPPEPLSPEALAKARSAPSRLQPNPEDFAPLAEAAERLLGQKDRRSRADSIRRRLAQPYRARLKRSGRTLEKVRAEAARGPDAEEHRKLGELLSQNLHRLRRGATEVTLTAYTEAGMEEVQVKLDPKRGPKEQVDWHFHQYRRLTRGVEQARRREAELSREVAHAREALEQLERMDEAALLAQAEVLLLPTAEDGPPEGRPYKEYVGHGGQRIWVGRGSEDNDTLSFKVARPYHLWLHARGQPGSHVVVPLEKGREVPQEVLLDAAHLALHHSGAKGEPRGEVSYVPAKFLRKVKGAAPGQVQYTREKTFQVRMEPERLERLLKTRHTEPPAP, from the coding sequence ATGTCCCTGCGCCCCGTGGAACTGGAACAAGTGGTGGTGGAGGCCGGCACGCGCCTTGTGGGCGCGGTGGTGCAGAAGGCCTGGTGTCCCCTGCCTCGGCTCGCGTACCTGGAGCTGCGGGTGCCCGGGCGATCCTTCCTCCTGTGCCTGTGCGCCGAAGGGGAGCTGGCGCGGCTGTCCGTCGCCGCCGACCGCTTTCCGACCCCCGGCGAGCCCGCCCCCTTCCAGCGCTGGCTCCGCCAGGAGCTGACCGGCTTCAAGCTGCGATCGGCCGAGTGGCGGGAGTCCGAGCGGGCCGCCGTGCTGGAGTTCCACCGGGAAGAGGAGGGCGTCCGGCGGCTGGTGCTGGAGCTGGCCTCCCCCGGAGGGCTCGTGCTGCTGAGCGCGAGCGGGCGCGTGCTGATGCTCTCCGGAGAGGGGTTCGCGCAGCGCCGGGGGCTGCACCCGGGGGCGGAGTGGACGCCGCCGGAGCCGCTGTCGCCCGAGGCGCTGGCGAAGGCCCGGAGCGCCCCGTCCCGCCTGCAGCCCAACCCGGAGGACTTCGCCCCGCTGGCGGAGGCTGCGGAGCGGCTGCTGGGCCAGAAGGATCGCCGCAGCCGCGCGGACTCCATCCGCCGGCGCCTCGCGCAGCCGTACCGGGCGCGCCTCAAGCGCTCGGGCCGGACGCTGGAGAAGGTGCGCGCGGAGGCGGCCCGGGGCCCGGACGCGGAGGAGCACCGGAAACTGGGCGAGCTGCTCTCGCAGAACCTCCACCGCCTGCGCCGGGGCGCCACCGAGGTGACGCTCACCGCGTACACCGAGGCGGGCATGGAGGAGGTCCAGGTGAAGCTGGACCCGAAGCGCGGGCCGAAGGAGCAGGTGGACTGGCACTTCCACCAGTACCGGCGGCTGACGCGGGGCGTGGAGCAGGCGCGCAGGCGCGAGGCGGAGCTGTCGCGCGAGGTGGCCCACGCGCGCGAGGCCCTGGAGCAGCTGGAGCGCATGGACGAGGCGGCGCTGCTGGCCCAGGCGGAGGTGCTCCTGCTGCCCACGGCGGAAGACGGCCCGCCGGAGGGCCGTCCTTATAAGGAGTACGTGGGCCATGGCGGCCAGCGCATCTGGGTGGGGCGGGGCTCGGAGGACAACGACACCCTGAGCTTCAAGGTGGCGCGGCCCTACCACCTCTGGCTGCACGCGCGGGGGCAGCCGGGCAGCCACGTGGTGGTGCCGCTGGAGAAGGGCAGGGAGGTGCCCCAGGAGGTGTTGCTGGATGCGGCGCACCTGGCCCTCCACCACTCGGGGGCCAAGGGCGAGCCGCGAGGCGAGGTGAGCTACGTGCCGGCGAAGTTCCTCCGCAAGGTGAAGGGCGCCGCGCCGGGCCAGGTGCAGTACACCCGGGAGAAAACGTTCCAGGTGCGCATGGAGCCCGAGCGGCTGGAGCGGCTGCTGAAGACGCGCCACACGGAGCCCCCCGCCCCATGA